One Deltaproteobacteria bacterium genomic window, GTCGCGAAATCGCATCTGACAAGGACATGGCCGCCCGCCTCCTGAAGACACTTGACAGACGCGGCAGTCTCATCGTCCGGTGCGGCGGGGGATCCGCTGCCAACACCGTGTGCGCCCTCCAGGCCCTTGGCTGGCGGACTGCCTTCACTGGCATCCTCGGAAACGATCCGGAAGGGGATGCGATCGCCGCCTCCATGCCAGGCGTTGATCTCTCTCGGGTGAAAAGGGCCGGGAAAAGCGCCCTGTGCATCGTCGTTCTCGAACGGAAGACCCGTGACAGGTCCCTGTGTGTCATTCCCAGCGAACCGCATGGCGGTCTCTCCCTGCTTCTCGAGACCGCTGCCCGTCGGATTGAGGCCATTCCCATCGTACACATGAGCTCTCTCGTGGAGGAGAACGGGATCGCCTTTCACGAAGGACTCGCCCAGGCCATGCATCCCAGCCAGATACTTTCCCTCGACCCTGGCGAGATCTACGCCGGACGCGGACTTGCGGCCCTTTCTGCGGTCCTTGGCCGGGTTGACGTCCTCTTCCTAACAGAGACGGAAATCCGCCTCCTGACGGGTCTTTCCCCGGCCGAAGGCGCCCAGGCCCTCCTTGCCCTCCTGCACTCTCCAGAGTCGACGCCCTTCCCCTTTTTCTCCTCCATAGAGGGGCCGGCCGTGGTCCGGAAGCAGGGCGCACAAGGGGCCACGCTCCACACCCGAAGGGGCGAGGTGTCCGTTCCGGCCAGGCCCGTGAAGGAGATCGTTGACAATACCGGCGCGGGTGATGCATTTAATGCAGGTTTCATCCACGGGATTCTGAAAGGAGAGGACCCCGAGGGATGCCTCGAGGCAGGCATCGGGACCGCAGCCAGGTCCCTTACCGCACCGGGCAGGGGCTGGATAGATAAACTGACACGGGGACACACCGAATAACAACACGGAGAGGGAACAGCCATGGTTCAAGGACTTCATCCCATAGAAGGCGAGTGGTACGAGGACCTGGAAAGGGGGCGGACCTTCCAGGTCCTCGAGGTGAACAGGGAGGAAGAGACCGTGAGCATCCAGTACGAGGACGGAGACCTGGACGAGATCGGCTACGAGGACTGGTACGAGCTGGATCTGGAAAACGCCGAGCCTCCGGAGGACTGGACCGAGGTCTACGACGACATCGAGAAGGACGATCTGGGCTACACCGAGACCTAATGACCCTTTCTCGTTCGAATCGGGGAACCCGTCCGGTCGAAACCCTCCTCGACTGCATCGGCAACACGCCCCTCGTCCCCATTCGCAGGATCCCATCGAGGCGGGGCGCCCGCATCCTCGCCAAGGTCGAATCCGTCAATCCGGGCGGCTCCATCAAGGACCGGATCGCCCTTTCCATGGTGGAGGGGGCGGAAAGGCGCGGGGAACTCACGAAGGACCGCATCATCCTCGAGGCGAGCAGCGGAAATACAGGGATCGGCCTTGCCATGGTGGCCGCGGTCAAGGGATACCGATGCCTCATTGCCATGAGCGAGGGGGCGAGCATCGAACGGCGTCAGATCATGCAGGCCTATGGGGCCGAGATCCTTCTCACACCCGCCTCTAAGGGTACGGACGGGGCCATCGAGGCCGTGTACCGCATGGCCCTCGAATATCCGGACCGCTATTACTGCACGGACCAGTTCAACAACCCGGACAACTGGAAGGCCCACTATTATGGCACTGCGGAGGAGATCTGGGAGCAGGCAGGCAGGTCCCTCAGGTCCATCGTTGTGGCCCTCGGGACCACCGGGACTGCAATGGGCATTGCGAGGCGCATGCGGGAGCTGGACCCTCGGGTCCGGATCGTGGCGGTAGAGCCCTATTTCGGGCACCGTATCCAAGGGCTCAAGAACATGAAGGAATCCTACCGCCCGGGGATCTTCGACAAGCGGCTTCTTGACGCCATCGTGAACGTGGGGGACGACGAGGCCTTCGAGATGACGAGGCGTCTTGCCCGTGAAGAAGGGATCTTCGTAGGCATGAGTTCCGGGGCCGCCATGGTCGCCGCTCTCGACGAGGCCGCCAGACTGGACGAAGGGGACGTGGTGGTCATCTTCCCTGACTCTGGTGAGAGGTATCTGAGTACCGGGGTCTTTGCCGTCCCTGGAAAACGGTCGGCTTGCGATGGGCCGCGACTGACCAACACGCTCACGCGCACACGTGAATGTTTCCGCCCCCTCGTTCCGGGCCGGGCAGGGATCTACTCCTGCGGGCCCACAGCAGACGAATACGCCCACCTTGGACTCGCACGACGGGTCGTCTTCGCCGACCTTGTCCGCCGTCTCCTCGAGGCAAATCACATCGAGGTCGTCCATGTGATGAACATCACGGATGTGGACGACAGGACCGTCCATGCCGCCATCTCCTCTGGAGAGGACCTCAGAACCCTTACGGGGCGTTATGCCCAGGCCTTTCTCGAAGACATGGACCAACTCTGCATTCGGCCTGCGGAACACCTTCCCAGGGCGTCTGATCACGTGGACGAGATGATCCGCATCACGGAACGGCTCATAGAAAAGGGCCTTGCCTACGTCACCCACGGCTCCGTCTATTTCGATATCTCCAAACTCCCGTCCTACGGCAGACTTTCTCGGTTGGACCTCGCCTCCATCGACGTGGGAAGGACCGTGGATCTGGATGACTACGACAAGGACAGCCCAGTGGATTTCACCCTTTTTAAGCGTGTCTCCCTGGAGGAGCTCAAGCGGGGCATCGGATTCGACTCCCCTTGGGGCAAGGTCCGCCCTGGATGGCATATCGAGTGTGTGGCCATGTCCATGAAGTACCTGGGGGAGTTCTTCGACATCCATACGAGCGGCACTGACCTCATATTCCCCCATCACGAAAACGAGATCGCCATGGCAACGGCCCTCACCGGAAGGCCTCTTGCCCAGATGTGGATTCATTGCTCGCCCGTACTCGTGGGCGGAAAGAAGATGTCCACAGGCGCAGGAAATGCCGTAACGGTCCGTGAACTCCTTGCGCGTGGATACACCGGAAGGCAGATCCGGTTCTTCCTCGAGAGGACCAATTACAGAAAACCCGTCCATTACAGCCCGGAACTCCTCGACTCCGCGTGCACGTCCCTCTCACGGATCGATGAAACGATCCACCGCATCATGGAACGGGCAGGTGATGGGGAGGAGGCAAGCCCGGACATGGACCGGACATGCCGCGAGGCCATGACGGGCTTTCATGCCTCCCTCAATGAAGACCTGAACGTCGCAGGGGCGCTCGCATCCCTTTACGGCCTGCTCCGGACCGTGACCCACAAGCTGGAACGCGGGACGCTCACGCCTGGGGACGCACAGGCGGTCATTTCCAGCTTGGCCGAGGTGGACAAGATCCTCGGCTGCCTCTCTCTCGAAACCCGCCAACCATCCCTGCCCGATGATGTCAAGGCCCTCGTAGAGGAACGGGAAAAGGCCCGGCAGGACAGGGACTGGGCAAAGGCCGACAAGATCCGGGCCCAGATCTCCGCACTCGGCTACACGGTGGAAGACACCCGCCACGGGGCCCCGCGGATCCGGCGGACCGGATAACCCTCAAGACGCCGCGCCCCGTGTCATCCCAGACCCAATCCACGGGCTCCGGCCAGGAGATCGCCAGATCCGCCCGATCCGTAAGTGTGGCCGTCTTCTGCTCCCGGATCCTCGGTCTCGTCCGGGAACAGGTGCTTGCATACCTCTTTGGGGCCGGCACGGCCATGGATGCCTTTGTAGTTGCATTCCGGGTCCCGAACCTCCTTCGGGACCTCTTTGCTGAAGGCGCCCTGAGCTCGGCATTCGTAGCGGTCTTTGCGGATTACGACAAGAACAGGTCACAGGAGGAGACACGGGCCCTTGTCCGGAACGTCCTCACAGTGCTTGCAGCCGTCGTCTCCTTCGTGGTCCTTGTGGGAATGGTCTTTTCCAGGGAATTTGTGGCCATCCTCGCCCCGGACTTCCAGGAGGTTCCGGGAAAGATCCAGCTTGCATCCCAGCTCGCATCTGTGATGTTTCCATTTCTCCTCCTCGTCTCGGTCTCGGCCCTTTTGATGGGGGTCCTGAACACACGTGGGCACTTCTTTCTCCCCGCCATCTCCTCGAGCTTCTTCAACCTGGGATCCATCCTCGTGGGGGGTGGTCTTGCCCTGCTCATGCCCCTCATGGGAAGGCCCCCCATACTCGGCATGGCCATCGGCACCCTGGCCGGTGGACTCTTTCAGATGGGGGTCCAGCTTCCCCTCTTTTTTCGAAACGGCTTCAGTATGCGACCCCTCGTCAGGCTTCAAGACCCTGGACTCCGCCGCGTGGCAAAACTTGTGCTTCCCGCCATAATCGGACTTTCAGCCACACAGCTTACCATATTTATCAATACCAACTTCGCTTCCCGATGTGCCGAAGGAAGTGTGGCATGGCTGAGCTATGCATTCCGCCTCATGCAGTTTCCCATAGGCCTTTTCGGCGTGGCGCTCTCCGTAGCCTCCCTTCCCGTCCTTTCGCGTCTTGCCGCCTCGCGTGATTTCAATGCCTTCGGCGACACCCTTGTCTCCTCCCTCGCCCTCGCATCCGCGCTCACGATCCCTGCCTCTATAGGGCTCTGGATCCTCGCCGAACCCATCACCGCCCTCATCTTTGAACACGGCCGATTCACCCGATTCGACACCCTCATGACGGCCGAGGCCATCCGGTTTTATTCAGTAGGCCTTTCCGCCTACGCCGGGGCCAAGATCCTCATCCCCGCCTTCTACTCACTGAACGACACCCGGTGGCCGGTCATCGGCAGCTTTCTCTCCGTCGCCCTGAACGTCGGCATCATTCTCCTCACCCTACATGCCCTTGAACACCGGGCCATCGCCCTTTCCACGTCCGTTTCCATGCTCGCCAACCTCATGCTCCTCGCCTACGTCCTCTACCGAAAGACCGGAGGCTACCCGGTAGGAAGACTCGCACGGACACTGGCACGTATACTGGCCGCCTCTGCGATCATGGCCGCCGCCCTTTGCGCCGCGTCCCGCCTCATTCCAGATCCCTCTGGATTCGCCCCGCGCCTCGCCTACGTTTTTGGAACCGTCACCCTCGGAGTGGCCTCATATGCCCTCTCCGCCCACATCCTCGGGGTCCGGGAGATCCGAAGGATCCTTACCCGCGGAACCGGGAAATTTTGACGATTACGGAATTCCGACCTACAATTTCTCAGATCATGGCATTGCAAAACCTGCAGGAAGACATACCTCCGGACGAAAACGCACCTGCATCCCGCACACACAGTAACGGAGGGTCGAAACGCCGGGAAATGGCCGGGGTCATCCTCGTCCTTTTGGCCATTTTCCTGCTGGCATCCCTTGTGAGCCATTCGCCGGACGATCCGTCGATCCACCACTACAGCCTCGAGGGATCCCGAAACTGGATGGGGCCGGTAGGGGCCAATCTCGCCGCTGTCCTCTTCGCGTCCATGGGCTACGCCGCATGGCTGATCCCCCTCCTCCCGCTCGGTATCGCCGTGCACCTCTTTGGTATCGCGCCTTCGATTCTTGCCCCTCCCGGTCCATTTGCAGCCGGCTGGGCCGCCCTTGCCCTGGCCGGCTGCATCTTCCTCGCCCTACTTCCCGTAAAGGTCCTGTCCGCTCCAGGCGGAGTGATCGGCCTCGTTCTGACCCGATTTCTCAGGCAGGTAATCGGAGCGGCCGGCACACTCCTCATCGTTTTTGTCCTTCTCCTATCCTCCTTCCTGGCAGCAACGCCTTTTTCCCTCTCGGATGGGATAAATCTTCTCCGCCGAAAAGGCCCAAAGGGGGCATCTTCTGGGACATCCACGCCCTTACCCTCGAGCCAGGGGCCACCAGCACCTTCCGAACCCCGGATCTCGGAACCGAAGCGGCCCGAACCCGTGGGAAAACCACAAAGGGAATGGAAACAGAAGGAGATTGCATTCGAGGTGACGCCCGCTGCCGGCACCTATCGCATCCCGCCCCTCGAATTTCTCGAGGAGCCCAAACAGGACGAGGCGACGATCGTGGATAAGAAGACCTATCTGGCCAATGCCCACGTCCTCGAGCAGAAACTTCTCGATTTTGGTGTGGCCGGAAAGGTGGTGGAGATCTGCCCAGGGCCGGTAGTCACCATGTACGAATTCTCCCCGGCCCCCGGGGTCAAGATCACGAAGGTGACCTCGCTTGCCGACGACCTCGCCCTGGCCCTCCGGAGCACAAGCGTGCGCATAGTCGCCCCTATCCCCGGCAAATCGGTCATCGGGATCGAACTCGCAAACCCCACACGCCGCATCGTCTCCCTCAAGGAGATCCTCGAAAGCGAGACGTTCGAAAAACACCGGGGACTGCTCCCCCTCGCCCTCGGACATGACATCGTAGGGGTCCCGGTCGTAACAGATCTGGCAAAGATGCCCCACCTCCTCATAGCGGGCGCAACCGGCACGGGAAAGAGCGTGGGGCTCAACGCCATGATCTGTTCCCTTCTCTACCGTCACACCCCGGAAAGGCTCCGGCTCCTCATGATCGACCCCAAGCGCATCGAGCTCTCCCTCTATGACAACATCCCCCATCTCATACATCCTGTAGTGAGCGAGCCCAAGGAGGCGACCCGGGCCCTTCGATGGGCGGTCCTTGAGATGGAGCGGCGCTATCAAATCCTCGAGTCGGCCCAGGCCCGAAACCTCGAAGGTTACAACAAATCGGCCGACTCTCCCCTGCCCTATCTCGTGGTCATCATCGACGAACTCGCGGATCTCATGATGGTCTCGTCCAAGGAGGTGGAGGGGGCCATCGCCCGGCTTGCCCAGATGGCCAGGGCCGCAGGCATCCATCTCCTGATCGCGACCCAGCGCCCATCCGTAGACGTACTCACCGGGCTGATCAAGGCCAACTTCCCTGCCCGCATCTCCTTCAAGGTCTCCTCCAAGGTGGATTCCCGGACGATCCTCGACGTTATAGGGGCGGAGCGGCTCCTCGGCATGGGGGACATGCTCTTTCTCCCGCCGGGTTCCTCGTCCCTCCAGCGTATCCACGGGGCCTACGTCTCAGAGCGGGAGATCGTCCAGATCGTCTCGTTCCTCAAGGCACAGGGGGAGCCGGATTATGACCCGAGCGTAGTCGAACCCATCTCCGAAGAAGGGGACAATGAGGCAGGACCAGGGGAAGAGGCCGTGGACGAGATGTACGATGAGGCCGTGCGGATCGTAAAGGAGACGGGTCAGGCATCCATTTCCATGCTACAACGGAGGCTCCGGGTGGGATATAATCGTTCGGCTCGCATGATAGAGCAGATGGAAAGGGACGGGATCGTCACCCCCACCGACTCCATGGGAAGACGCCATGTCCTGGATCGCCTGCCTTAAGCAGGGTTCCACCAATTGATTTGATCTCGCCACAGAGATCACAGAGGACACAGAGAAGATCCCTCTAAAGGGCTATCTGCTTTTTGCTTTTACTGATAACTGATAGCTGACCACTTTCATTATCCTGAATCCGTGAGATATGAACTTAACTTGGCAATTTTTCACAATAAGCCGACATTCGGGGTATTTGTGGATGGAGGCGCCCATGTACGGGGCTCGAACGGCAAATCTGCCCCATGGATGGGGGCTATTTGCCGCACGGAACAAATACCCCAAACGTCGGCTCACGGATTCAGGATTATAGGAAACCATGAACTCCGTACTTGTCATAAACGAACTTCCATGGGAGACACGCGTCGCCCTCCTCGAAAACGGATCCGTCGTGGAGATCCACGTGGAACGGAGATCCGAACGGGGGACCGTGGGAAACATATACAAGGGAAGGGTGGTCCGGGTGCTTCCGGGCATGCAGGCCGCCTTCGTGGAGATCGGGCTTGAAAGGACCGCCTTTATCTACGTAAGCGATGTCTATGACCGAATGGGCGAATTCGAGCGCATGCTCGGTTCCGAGCATGTCGACGAGACCGATTCACGCCAGGGCGAGGACGAATTCGTCATGAGCGGCCTGGACTTTCCCCCGTTCCGCATAGAAGACCTCCTCCACCAAGGCCAGGAGATCGTTGTCCAGGTGGTGAAGGAGCCCATCGGCTCCAAGGGGGCCCGCGTCACCTCCCATATCTCCATCCCCGGCCGGCTCCTTGTGCTGATGCCCACCATGGACACGATCGGGATCTCCCGACGCATCGAGGACGAAGGCGAGAGGCGCCGGCTCAAGGAGATCATAGAGACCTCCCGCCCCAAAGGCATGGGGTTCATCGCCAGGACCGCATGCAGGGACGCCACCCCTGAGGACATCTCTAAGGAGATGGACTTCCTCATACATCTATGGGAGAACATCCAGAAACGAGCCAGCCGCCAGCCGGTTCCGAGCCTCGTGCACGAGGATCTGGACATCACGCTCCGCGCCGTGCGAGACCTCTTTAAGGGTGATGTGG contains:
- a CDS encoding carbohydrate kinase family protein, which encodes METIHILGSGALNLDLIYEVEDLACLRDEGFPLYPGREIASDKDMAARLLKTLDRRGSLIVRCGGGSAANTVCALQALGWRTAFTGILGNDPEGDAIAASMPGVDLSRVKRAGKSALCIVVLERKTRDRSLCVIPSEPHGGLSLLLETAARRIEAIPIVHMSSLVEENGIAFHEGLAQAMHPSQILSLDPGEIYAGRGLAALSAVLGRVDVLFLTETEIRLLTGLSPAEGAQALLALLHSPESTPFPFFSSIEGPAVVRKQGAQGATLHTRRGEVSVPARPVKEIVDNTGAGDAFNAGFIHGILKGEDPEGCLEAGIGTAARSLTAPGRGWIDKLTRGHTE
- the cysS gene encoding cysteine--tRNA ligase, encoding MTLSRSNRGTRPVETLLDCIGNTPLVPIRRIPSRRGARILAKVESVNPGGSIKDRIALSMVEGAERRGELTKDRIILEASSGNTGIGLAMVAAVKGYRCLIAMSEGASIERRQIMQAYGAEILLTPASKGTDGAIEAVYRMALEYPDRYYCTDQFNNPDNWKAHYYGTAEEIWEQAGRSLRSIVVALGTTGTAMGIARRMRELDPRVRIVAVEPYFGHRIQGLKNMKESYRPGIFDKRLLDAIVNVGDDEAFEMTRRLAREEGIFVGMSSGAAMVAALDEAARLDEGDVVVIFPDSGERYLSTGVFAVPGKRSACDGPRLTNTLTRTRECFRPLVPGRAGIYSCGPTADEYAHLGLARRVVFADLVRRLLEANHIEVVHVMNITDVDDRTVHAAISSGEDLRTLTGRYAQAFLEDMDQLCIRPAEHLPRASDHVDEMIRITERLIEKGLAYVTHGSVYFDISKLPSYGRLSRLDLASIDVGRTVDLDDYDKDSPVDFTLFKRVSLEELKRGIGFDSPWGKVRPGWHIECVAMSMKYLGEFFDIHTSGTDLIFPHHENEIAMATALTGRPLAQMWIHCSPVLVGGKKMSTGAGNAVTVRELLARGYTGRQIRFFLERTNYRKPVHYSPELLDSACTSLSRIDETIHRIMERAGDGEEASPDMDRTCREAMTGFHASLNEDLNVAGALASLYGLLRTVTHKLERGTLTPGDAQAVISSLAEVDKILGCLSLETRQPSLPDDVKALVEEREKARQDRDWAKADKIRAQISALGYTVEDTRHGAPRIRRTG
- the murJ gene encoding murein biosynthesis integral membrane protein MurJ; amino-acid sequence: MSSQTQSTGSGQEIARSARSVSVAVFCSRILGLVREQVLAYLFGAGTAMDAFVVAFRVPNLLRDLFAEGALSSAFVAVFADYDKNRSQEETRALVRNVLTVLAAVVSFVVLVGMVFSREFVAILAPDFQEVPGKIQLASQLASVMFPFLLLVSVSALLMGVLNTRGHFFLPAISSSFFNLGSILVGGGLALLMPLMGRPPILGMAIGTLAGGLFQMGVQLPLFFRNGFSMRPLVRLQDPGLRRVAKLVLPAIIGLSATQLTIFINTNFASRCAEGSVAWLSYAFRLMQFPIGLFGVALSVASLPVLSRLAASRDFNAFGDTLVSSLALASALTIPASIGLWILAEPITALIFEHGRFTRFDTLMTAEAIRFYSVGLSAYAGAKILIPAFYSLNDTRWPVIGSFLSVALNVGIILLTLHALEHRAIALSTSVSMLANLMLLAYVLYRKTGGYPVGRLARTLARILAASAIMAAALCAASRLIPDPSGFAPRLAYVFGTVTLGVASYALSAHILGVREIRRILTRGTGKF
- a CDS encoding DNA translocase FtsK, whose protein sequence is MALQNLQEDIPPDENAPASRTHSNGGSKRREMAGVILVLLAIFLLASLVSHSPDDPSIHHYSLEGSRNWMGPVGANLAAVLFASMGYAAWLIPLLPLGIAVHLFGIAPSILAPPGPFAAGWAALALAGCIFLALLPVKVLSAPGGVIGLVLTRFLRQVIGAAGTLLIVFVLLLSSFLAATPFSLSDGINLLRRKGPKGASSGTSTPLPSSQGPPAPSEPRISEPKRPEPVGKPQREWKQKEIAFEVTPAAGTYRIPPLEFLEEPKQDEATIVDKKTYLANAHVLEQKLLDFGVAGKVVEICPGPVVTMYEFSPAPGVKITKVTSLADDLALALRSTSVRIVAPIPGKSVIGIELANPTRRIVSLKEILESETFEKHRGLLPLALGHDIVGVPVVTDLAKMPHLLIAGATGTGKSVGLNAMICSLLYRHTPERLRLLMIDPKRIELSLYDNIPHLIHPVVSEPKEATRALRWAVLEMERRYQILESAQARNLEGYNKSADSPLPYLVVIIDELADLMMVSSKEVEGAIARLAQMARAAGIHLLIATQRPSVDVLTGLIKANFPARISFKVSSKVDSRTILDVIGAERLLGMGDMLFLPPGSSSLQRIHGAYVSEREIVQIVSFLKAQGEPDYDPSVVEPISEEGDNEAGPGEEAVDEMYDEAVRIVKETGQASISMLQRRLRVGYNRSARMIEQMERDGIVTPTDSMGRRHVLDRLP